A genomic stretch from Gardnerella leopoldii includes:
- the pgm gene encoding phosphoglucomutase (alpha-D-glucose-1,6-bisphosphate-dependent), with protein sequence MVAKNAGMPATPEDLVDVDALVGAYYDEVPNSNIPEQRVIFGTSGHRGSALKTSFNEAHIVAITQAIAEYRKKAGVTGPLYIGRDTHALSEPAQKTAIEVLVANGVHVRVDSRGDFVPTPVVSQAILTHNRAADGTQRFSGNGLADGIVVTPSHNPPTDGGFKYDPVTGGPAPAEVTNAIAARANELLDNYKSVKRVPFEEAIKSDLVEGFDYREHYVSDLANVIDFDVIRSSGVRLGIDPLGGASVNYWPLMNEKYGLNIGVVRPEVDPTWRFMTIDHDGKIRMDPSSPYAMKGLVDQLNAGAWDKYDLVGGTDPDADRHGIVCPNWGVMNPNHYIAVCVEYLFGGARPDWPKNTAIGKTLVSSSLIDRVAASINAKLVEVPVGFKWFVDPLFSGEVAFGGEESSGMSFLRKDGRVWTTDKDGLIPDLLAAEITAKTGKNPAQLHQDQVARFGESWYKRVDTPTTLEQKQKFAALSGDDVEATKLAGEDITAKLTEAPGNGAKIGGLKVTTKNNWFAARPSGTENIYKVYAESFVSPEALDKVLEEATAVVDKALA encoded by the coding sequence ATGGTAGCAAAAAATGCGGGAATGCCCGCCACCCCAGAAGATCTAGTCGACGTCGACGCTTTGGTTGGCGCTTACTATGATGAAGTTCCAAATTCCAACATTCCAGAACAGCGCGTGATTTTCGGCACGTCCGGTCACCGTGGTTCTGCTTTGAAAACTTCGTTTAACGAAGCTCATATTGTGGCAATTACGCAAGCTATTGCTGAATATCGCAAGAAAGCTGGCGTAACTGGTCCTCTTTATATTGGTCGCGATACGCACGCTCTTTCTGAGCCTGCTCAAAAAACCGCTATTGAGGTTTTGGTTGCTAACGGAGTTCACGTTCGCGTGGATTCTCGCGGCGACTTCGTGCCAACTCCTGTTGTTTCTCAGGCTATTTTGACTCATAATCGCGCAGCCGACGGCACTCAGCGTTTTAGCGGCAACGGCTTGGCTGACGGCATTGTCGTCACTCCTTCACACAACCCACCAACCGACGGTGGTTTTAAGTACGATCCTGTAACAGGCGGCCCTGCACCTGCGGAAGTAACTAACGCAATTGCAGCTCGCGCAAACGAATTGCTCGACAATTACAAGTCCGTAAAGCGCGTACCTTTCGAGGAAGCAATCAAGTCTGATTTGGTTGAAGGCTTCGATTACCGCGAACACTACGTTAGCGATTTGGCTAATGTAATCGATTTCGATGTGATTCGCTCTAGCGGCGTGCGTTTGGGAATTGACCCACTCGGCGGCGCAAGCGTAAACTACTGGCCACTTATGAACGAAAAGTACGGTTTGAACATTGGCGTTGTGCGTCCAGAAGTTGACCCAACTTGGCGATTCATGACTATTGACCACGATGGCAAGATTCGTATGGATCCAAGCTCTCCTTACGCAATGAAGGGCTTAGTTGATCAGCTTAACGCTGGCGCTTGGGATAAGTACGATTTGGTTGGCGGCACCGATCCAGATGCTGACCGCCACGGTATTGTGTGCCCGAACTGGGGCGTTATGAACCCGAACCATTACATCGCGGTGTGCGTGGAGTACTTGTTCGGCGGTGCTCGCCCGGATTGGCCAAAGAATACTGCTATCGGCAAGACGCTTGTGTCTTCTTCCTTGATCGACCGCGTGGCTGCTTCTATTAACGCAAAGCTTGTGGAAGTTCCAGTTGGATTCAAGTGGTTCGTTGACCCACTCTTTAGCGGCGAAGTTGCTTTCGGCGGCGAGGAAAGCTCCGGCATGAGCTTCTTGCGCAAAGATGGTCGCGTGTGGACCACCGATAAGGATGGCTTGATTCCTGATTTGCTCGCTGCGGAAATTACTGCAAAGACTGGCAAGAACCCAGCTCAGCTTCACCAGGATCAGGTAGCTCGTTTTGGCGAAAGCTGGTATAAGCGCGTCGATACCCCAACCACACTTGAGCAAAAGCAGAAGTTTGCAGCTTTGAGCGGCGACGACGTTGAAGCAACTAAGCTTGCTGGTGAGGATATTACCGCAAAGCTTACGGAAGCTCCTGGAAACGGCGCAAAGATTGGTGGCTTGAAGGTGACGACTAAGAACAACTGGTTCGCTGCTCGCCCATCTGGTACCGAGAATATTTACAAGGTTTACGCAGAATCCTTCGTTTCTCCAGAAGCACTTGACAAGGTGCTTGAGGAAGCTACTGCTGTAGTCGACAAGGCTTTAGCGTAA
- a CDS encoding diacylglycerol/lipid kinase family protein → MPTMPIQATIALMMIVFALVLAPFVIMIVSRALKRHHLAEKLAQRHGDSVHYAFILNPSKPQAESYRESIKNYCKERNLTYEIIDTQLDKDGRECALEALSNGANVVVAVGGDGTVRTVASAVSGKGHAMGIIPIGTGNLFARNMGIPVNDVDAALRVATSHGSRQVDVGRVTILDNPEEDHGHAFLIIAGIGFDALMIDDTDPNLKKNISWLAYFVSGVKHLFMPKYRATVTLQRSNGDESVLKGLTFRTLMAGNCGQIPMFSLMPEAAYDDGVLDFEIIDTSGGLIGWANLFRGVIHQTLTGRALQQDSLSAGSRIDQTQGFSAEVQLEKSAPVQVDGDILGYTKHLRFTVDKQALCVRVPENK, encoded by the coding sequence ATGCCAACTATGCCTATTCAAGCGACTATTGCTCTTATGATGATTGTATTCGCGCTTGTACTCGCACCATTCGTCATCATGATTGTTTCGCGCGCTTTAAAACGTCATCATTTGGCAGAAAAACTTGCTCAACGACACGGCGACTCAGTGCATTACGCATTCATACTTAATCCTTCAAAACCACAAGCGGAATCGTATCGCGAAAGTATTAAAAATTATTGCAAAGAACGCAATTTAACCTACGAAATTATTGATACACAGTTAGATAAAGATGGACGCGAATGCGCTTTAGAAGCACTTTCAAATGGAGCTAATGTAGTAGTAGCAGTCGGCGGAGATGGCACGGTTCGTACTGTTGCGAGCGCAGTAAGCGGTAAAGGTCATGCGATGGGAATTATTCCTATTGGAACTGGCAATCTTTTTGCTAGAAATATGGGAATTCCAGTAAACGACGTGGATGCTGCGTTGCGTGTTGCAACTTCTCACGGTTCTAGGCAGGTTGACGTTGGGCGCGTAACGATTCTCGACAATCCAGAAGAAGATCATGGACACGCATTCTTAATTATTGCAGGCATTGGTTTTGACGCGTTAATGATTGACGACACTGATCCAAACTTAAAAAAGAATATTAGTTGGCTTGCTTATTTTGTCTCTGGTGTAAAGCATTTGTTTATGCCAAAATATCGCGCAACCGTTACCTTACAGCGTTCAAATGGCGACGAAAGTGTGCTAAAAGGATTGACTTTCCGCACACTTATGGCTGGAAATTGCGGTCAAATTCCTATGTTTTCGCTTATGCCAGAAGCAGCATACGACGATGGTGTGCTTGATTTTGAGATTATTGACACTTCTGGCGGTTTAATTGGTTGGGCTAATTTGTTCCGAGGAGTAATACACCAAACGCTAACAGGGCGCGCACTCCAGCAGGATTCGCTTTCTGCAGGCTCGAGAATTGACCAAACGCAAGGTTTTAGCGCAGAAGTGCAATTAGAAAAATCTGCTCCAGTGCAAGTAGACGGCGACATTTTGGGATATACGAAACATTTGCGCTTCACTGTTGACAAGCAAGCATTGTGCGTAAGAGTGCCAGAAAATAAATAA